TCTTGGGCTTGCCATTCGGCTCGTTGCTCACCAAGACAATGCCGACCTCTTCACAAGGAGGTGTTGGCATGGCGTCAAAAATCTACATCAGCGGGTTTCCTCCCTCGTATACCCAGGGACAGCTCCGCCAGATCTTCATCCCGTTCGGGAAGGTGGAGTCGGTGCAAGTCCTGCGGGATGCGCGAGGGTATTTCGTCGGGGTCGTGCAAATGTCCTCGCCCGAAGAGGTGGAACATATCTTCGGGGCGCAACAGGTCTTCAAAGTGGAGGGCAAGCACCTGGACATCTGGGAACCCCCGGAGACAGAGAACGCATAGAACTGACCGGGCGCGATATGCGCGGCGCGGTGATCACTCTTGCCCTCTTACGGACTCGCAGGGAAAAGGCCGCACTGTAGGAGAGGAAGGTCGGGAACGCACAGTTCTGAATGCAGAAACGGCGGCGTGACGGA
This genomic stretch from Nitrospira sp. harbors:
- a CDS encoding RNA-binding protein; the encoded protein is MASKIYISGFPPSYTQGQLRQIFIPFGKVESVQVLRDARGYFVGVVQMSSPEEVEHIFGAQQVFKVEGKHLDIWEPPETENA